The Parambassis ranga chromosome 4, fParRan2.1, whole genome shotgun sequence genome includes the window tgtgACAGATGCCAGTTAATCTGTCCACACTATCTGAAGAGGAACGTCGTGCTCGACTGAAGAAACGAGAAGTGAAAAAGACTAAAATGCAGACAGCAGTCCAATTCGAAGACgacttcagagctgagaaaTACAGCCACTTGTGGAAGAAGTGATTCTCAATACAGCATGCTATACACCAAGACTCTTGCTTATTATTCGATTTGATGGTTTTCATTCcggaaaagtgttttttttttcattaaaataaagaaaactgaaTTTCAGATTTACATTTATTGTGTGAATGGTTGACTGCTCTAGATATAGACTGTGAAATGGTTTAATAGATATGCAATAGATaacaatttaatttttattcaaGCTTATATAGCGTGTTTTACCATCAGAATAGTTTCAAGGCACTCAGaacaaaaccacaacaaaaaCCCAGACCCCAGAGCAAGCACTTAAAAGCAGACAGGGAAACTCCCTTCTAACCCCGCGAGGTAAAGTCTGAAATTGATCTGCCAATGGaacagctttttttgtgtgttaatcTCAGCATTGACTTCAGAGAGTAACAATCAGTGTTATGTTGTAAAAGAATTTTCAAATGCatggcaaaataaataaaattgccTAAACAACAAATGTAATAATAGAGTCCCCATGCATCATGGGTTGTTATGATGCCTGCTATCAACATCCTAAGCATTAGTCATCATAGACAAATGCTCAGTTTTGCTGGCAACAGCAACATGAGCATTCTGTTTAAGCACTGCTAGCCAACGCTAGAGATACAGCTTGAAGGTGCACAGTCGTTCCCTGGTCAACTATAAACTTCACTGCATCCAGCGACAAAACAAGTGCGACCTCTAATCTGTTTAGCCTTGTAGTTATTGTCAAAATTACAGCAGGTTAACTAATGCTTCTATCGGATGTcttcggctgcagcctgcggcAGCTGCTCTGATCTGAAGAAATCAATGCATTTGCATATTAGGAACGGAAATAAATACACCGagaaatatatattatatagaaATAGATAAATACGTAATGTAGAAATAAATGCTTGTTTATGTATTCATTGCAACATTTATGAAATATAACATTTATGATTAAAACGGCTTTCCATATTTCATAGTAAGTGGAGTAAGAATTGCTATCACAGACGCTCGTCAattccagcagggggcagcaatGCAAATTGTTAGGTACCAAATGCCGTAAAAACCCGAAGAAGAGTTATCATCTCGCGAGATTCTCGCGATTTTGTTTGTGTCCTTCCTAAATCCGACATGGGGTACTGGGACGTACCAGAGGGCACGAACTGCGTGGAAAAAACATGGATCACTACAAAACTGGGCACGGCTTTGGGTAAATGTCAGCACTGGTGAAAGTGTTTCGATTAATGGTCACTATATATGCTGGGTGTTGATGTAAACCGGCTGTATGCCTAACTACTCAAGCTTTAGCACATGCTAACGTGTTTGAGTTAGCAGCCCAGCGCGAGTATGTAGCTATCATACATTTATAATCTATATATACTATAATCAGTTGCTGTTCTTTGTCAACACTACACGTTTACGTTTCTGTTTAACACTCTACGGCTGCTTATATAGTAGTGAGCAGGAATCGTCTACCTGACGGATCCTATAGACTGTAGTGTATGGAACAGGGTAGGACTGTTTAGTAAAACAAGCCCTTACACGGCCATTTTTATAGTGGTTGTCTTAAACTACATTTATGTAACTTAATTTCAGAGATGAAAACTCGTGTTTGTTGTTGCagactaaatgtttccatggtagATGAGAAACAGCACAGCCATAGTATTGTGTAGTTAAGGCAGCAGTAGTCACCACTTGTCACATGACAGGTAGTATTtggttgtttttaatgtgtttgtgtttgtgtgttaggcCTTGTGGGTTCAGCCTATCACATTGTCGCATTCCAGCCTGACTCTGCAATGGCAGCGCTACAGAGGGCCACCAGTGCTACAGTCACCATGGGTAAATATAATAGACATCTTCAAAACTGCATCTTTGTACATATGTACATATGTCTGTTCTTATGACAACATGTAGTACCTGTTCCAATTGGAGTGGGCATAATCTGTtttgtttgcaaaaaaaaacctttagtATTTAGTAAACTACTTATATGTGCTATGGTGACAAGTACACATGCCACTGCAAAaacccaactcctccctagtcaatcaatcaatcaatcaatcaaaaatatAGATATATGCACTAAGCTATGTGCAGTTTATTGCTACTTTCTTCGACAAGTTACTTGTATCCCCCCTACTGAGCAAACTTGTCCCACCTAAGATTAGCATTGCCAGCATCAACTCCTTTAAGATATAATCACTGCTGTATGTtgagattctcagtcatccaggtcatttttattcagaagattgaagcaaggcatctggacttgtagagttttcttgaagatgtttctcctctcctccaagCAGcctcatcagttctaactgtttggtggggaaacatggtttatatgtggtggcagacctcagtgggtggggcTGAGTGAAACTCACAAAACAATATCCCTAATTACCTCATACTGTGTTGGTCTGGCAGACTGTCTGGTGTGTGAGCTTGAGtttgagtccaccacctctgagaaggtttttccagcttaacataaaTGGCTTTCTTGaatcctctttcaaaccatctgtcctctctgtctaaaatgtaacagaggtggtggactcggacatcatctttctaccacatacaatgcagtgattctaTCCATTCCCatgaagtttcactccaagtggcatactcacagcaagaacaaatgGCTGTCAACCAGtgcccctccggcagtctcatagtcgttagacacaccatacacagtcagtcagaccaacacagaggTAATTAGAGCTATTGTTagtttcacccagacccacccactgaggttctccaccaccatgtttccccaccaaacatatgtttctctgctcttccaagcaggttcatcagttctaacttaCACGCACTACTGATTCAGCACAGATGTGACAGAGCTGCTTCGCTCCACACACCACCTCTGCGGCAGTGCACATTTTCTGCTACTAGTAATGTTAGAGACAGAAAATACTACAGTCTATGTGATTTAGCCCCAGGACCCAGCTTTTGGTGTTGCAGCAACACTGGGCTGCCTACAGATGCACCTCTCTTTAAATTGGCTTAGTATGCTCTGCTTTTAGCAGAtgctgatttttaaaaaattgtcAGATTAATTGGTTGACAGATTAATTTTTAGCACCCCTGGGGTCGATAATGACTGTTGATGAAGTGGCATCAAatgcattgtgttgtttaaatcAAGTGTATGAAGTTGTTGACCTGAATATACTTGCGCAGCATGATTGTATGAGGAGTCCTGaaatgtctgtttctctttgttGTGCCAGCCACCATGGGAGCAGTTTTTGGAATGGCCACTTGTCTCAGTGCGCAGGCTCGTGAAGCACCAGATGACCCACTGAATTATTTTATTGGAGGCTGTGCCTCTGGGATCTTCATGGGAGCCAGAAGTAAGTATCTGGCACTAGACTCAGTGTATTTTTCTGCTCCACAGGGATCTACTATTCTGGGATGCTGTTTTGCAACAGTGTCAGCGTGAGAATATTACTGCTAGGAATAGAAGTAAAAACACCTTGATTTTGTGTGGTTAGTTCATTCATAATGTGTGGGTCATAGTAATAGAAGTCTATTAATGTCAAAGAACTTGTCAGTATAATTTCAGTCAATGTTTAAATCAAATAGGACATGAGATGTTTATGAGATGAGATGTTTTATCTCTGTCCCAAACCACCACTATGTCATTCACCTTAACAGAAATGCAATAAAATTTCTCCTTTGGTTTACATTTTGTGGTGTATGAAAACAAACCCAGCTGACAAATCATAATTTGCAAAGTGATCCTGTGCCATATTAACTTCCCTGTGTGTCCACCCTCAGCCCACAGTGCCATGACCGGTACATCAGCATGTCTGGGTCTGGGAACACTGGCTTTCTTCACAAAAGTTGGCAAGATGGAGGGATGGAAGCTCGCTGGACCTCCCAAACTATAGGAGGAGGATAGCTGTATGCGTAtgttgtaaaaaataaaaatgtaataaagtaATTTAGAAAAGTGTATTTGATTTTGTGTCTCTCAAAAGCTGCATGGGGCTGCAGTGCTGGATCTTCTGAGGCCAACTTTCAAATTTATAAGCCAGTATTAAATGTGTGCGTCTTCTCTGTCCCAATGCATTTGTTCTTTTTGTTCTCTTGTTCTACCTGAGCACCATCAAGATATATGTTTACGATCTACAATCCAAATGCTCTTAGTTCTGCTCAAAGTTTCTTCTGTAAGGAAGGAGTTGTTCCTTGATGCCTCTGATTCATTCTCAGGCTCTGGCACCAACAGACCTTTTTTGACTGGTGCACAGGTGTGGTTCTCTATAAATACAATTCAGTTCAAATCaagatgaaatgaaatgaatggaCTCACTATGTGTAAAGTTAGCCCTTTCTTTTCATTCTATGTTTTgtatgtaaaaacataaaaatcatctgatcatAGTGGGTCCTAGTATTAGGCAATAACACCCTCAGATGAATAACATAACTTTGTTCACTGAGCCAGATAGAAGTATTTTATTCATCCCAATGTGGGAAATTTAAGTTTGACTTTTTTAGAACATAGAAAAATGAAGCTTAAATGTGTTTAACACTGTCCTCTtgctgcttccataggatttaattagaTGGGCtccagtccttgatgaattgatcaccAGCAGATGAtccccaaatttccctgagggaccttcccaaagggattaataaagtatattctattctattctatgtttTGACAGCACAGAAAGAACCTATTATTTAGACCCATGTTACAAAGTAACTTGAGACTTGTCTTTAGCCTCAAATACTTTCGAGACTTGCTAAATCAGTGCTGATACTGTTTGCTAACAGATAAAGGTATTATGATTgaagcatctggacttgtagagttttcttgaagatgtttcgatCAGTTCTGGTGGGAACATGTGGTTTATATGTGCGTGCGGTGTTTTTGTAACAAACATGCTGCTAGTGCACTGGCAGGTTAGTTAGCTAACTATTTAGCCACTGTGTGCTAAGATAAGTCTACCCATCCACGACAGGCTGGTTAACAATAAACTAAAGTAGGAATAATTTCCTTGCCTAGTTTTATGAGTTGAAATACATGGTAAAAATGGGTAATGTCTATTTTTGATTGCGTTTTACTATCATCCATTTAGCAGCCTACCCCATGAGCAGTGTTGGGCACATTAGTTACAAAAAGTAACTAATTATAGTTACTAGTTACTTCTCCCAAAAAGTAACAAAATTAGTAACTGAGTTACATCGTTTTAAAAGTAACTAATCATCAGGGAAAgtcttttttgctttttatctCAACAAGGGAAAATTTCATCAAACATCCAGAGACCATCAAAGATGGAGACCCAGACCCTCCAGTGTCAGGACTAAAGACCACCAGAGGGGACAACTCTCTGGGGAACAGGGTCCCAGAGACAACTGCCCAATAGGGCCAGAGCAGGAATCCAGAGACAAAGGCCCACCAGGGCCCGAACACGAACCCAGAGATGAAGGCCCGCCAGTGAACTCTGAGACAAAGGCCCTCCAGTCtagtctgtgtttgtctctggctgtggccccagcgtaccacatgGTGATGGAAGAGGTAAGGCTGGACGTAATGATGGctgtgtagaactgaaccatcaccCTGGCtggatggtgagctcccacttaaAGTCCTGTGTGATGGTGTTGACCCAGGAAGTGGaaggagtccactgtggagatgggggggGAGCGATGGAGCTGGCAGAAGTTTACaatcatctccactgtcttctgggcattcagctccagtttgttgtcagcacaccaggacaccagacggtccacctccctcctgtaggcagactcatccccgtctgagatgagtccaatgagtgtggtgtcgtcagcaaacttaatcagcttgacaccagtgttaattttggcagtaATTTCTGATTATGATTATGTTTCTGataatgtcatttgattttagtcacattttagtcatcaacatgttttaacttttagtctgttttagtcgactaaatatcaaataattttagtcgactaaatctgccgtggatttagtcgactaaaattctatgatatatattttttcatgaaataattaaggtttgaagtgcaattaaaacaggcacagctttaacttgtgttatttgaaacaaacacctctttatttaattgctattaccttttcacaaaagcagcagtgaacagtgagctgctctccctgaacacactgttcagtcatgaccttcttcatgaatcctccataactacagcaaaacacttcagtgacaacttagaaacagtcacatgctgtaaaaccatcagcagcggtgtcttcatttatagattttgtcacgtgtatctttgagcggaagttaagatgactcgtctgcaaatgtcgcttcaggtttgttgtgtttttaccgctgatagtcgctccgcacggtttgaaccgtcctgtttgtcttgacatcaaacgtgtctgtgtgtctgttcttctcctgtgttgtgttaccatgcatgaggacgccttcttccagcatcgcggggtaacgtccttacgcagagggAGCGCTTCTGATTTAtggcaagccattcatatcacatttccgccATACTTTAAACGGCGTTTTTTACGTCGTACGCCGCAGAAAACGCCGTTTTCACGTCGTacgccgtacggcgttttcCAAACGGCCACTCATAATGCCTTACGGCGTTTTCTActattctaatgatctccgccccataacttgcaaaacgtggtgtgtgtccttcaggatagtgtgtcaaagaacatggaaatcaatccaatctgatttaaaaagtcagtaaacatacgttcttttctctgtgatttaagtgtgtaagacaagaagaagaagtaagaagAAAGGAGAACAAATGCTATTGTAAacaaaattcagtttatttctttcatgaaaCATGATGGCTGTGCATTATCCAGGCTTATATATACAGTCTTCTATGATCCAGACCGAAGCGATCCTTTTTGGCACAGGAGATCGGTGATGAATTAGTGTGGTCTGACCTTTTTCTCTGCTGATAAAGAGTAAACTgcagtggctgagcaagttatggggcggagatcattagaatattagaaaacgctGTACGGCATTATGAGTGGCCGTTTGGAAAACGCTTTTAAAGTATggcggaaatgtgatatgaatggcttgccatactgattggctctctgccgccggctcctgattcgtccctccctttcacaaacaaaatctgctctgattggatctcgtctccatgaTTGAcgatgattcgtcaacaaaattaacactgcttgacag containing:
- the ndufa11 gene encoding NADH dehydrogenase [ubiquinone] 1 alpha subcomplex subunit 11; protein product: MGYWDVPEGTNCVEKTWITTKLGTALGLVGSAYHIVAFQPDSAMAALQRATSATVTMATMGAVFGMATCLSAQAREAPDDPLNYFIGGCASGIFMGARTHSAMTGTSACLGLGTLAFFTKVGKMEGWKLAGPPKL